The proteins below come from a single Pseudomonas chlororaphis genomic window:
- a CDS encoding elongation factor GreAB: MSRAFVNEDNAAAQADQPVERQVSAQPNYVTPSGLAELQARVAQLQALHSQQTARGDQADKQRIADIERDLRYFNLRLQSAQVVAPTSSDQVRIGHWVTFADELDQQQRVQLVGEDQADAASGLINWGSPLGRALLGAKLGDEVVWQRPVGDLCIEVIAIELP, from the coding sequence ATGAGTCGCGCTTTCGTCAACGAAGACAACGCCGCCGCCCAGGCCGACCAGCCAGTCGAACGCCAGGTCAGCGCACAACCGAACTACGTCACGCCCAGCGGGCTCGCCGAGTTGCAGGCGCGGGTCGCACAGTTGCAGGCGTTGCACAGCCAGCAGACAGCCCGCGGCGATCAGGCCGATAAGCAGCGGATCGCGGACATCGAACGTGACCTGCGCTATTTCAACCTGCGCCTGCAAAGCGCCCAGGTCGTGGCGCCGACGTCATCCGATCAGGTCCGGATTGGACACTGGGTGACCTTCGCCGACGAACTGGACCAGCAGCAACGGGTGCAACTGGTGGGCGAGGACCAGGCCGACGCGGCCAGCGGCCTGATCAACTGGGGATCACCCCTGGGCCGGGCGTTGCTGGGAGCGAAGTTGGGGGATGAGGTGGTCTGGCAGCGACCGGTGGGCGATCTTTGCATTGAAGTGATTGCAATCGAACTGCCCTGA
- a CDS encoding lantibiotic-modifying protein: MLVNALKWDQRGQYTGASTLDIALFENNLTRLHADDQALLDHFGLGREQLLKHVSAPNHQHRLPPSSESCLQSLEQKLAHLDSLPVETKTSATKKDNFHGFGQRFLLYFIDTFKADKRYSQVSPHIDESALLASLEQYVLARVSRTSEQSLVHHLNTRIAQGENIDLGTFNEQLRTLPLRPLFECYPVLATLLFDQLEDTLNYLYALILHFAADLALLEAAFSNAARQISAIELGLGDPHGRGETVCLVTVGSVSLVYKPRASREALFYNRLLEHLHEWTGADCFSVRGPRILSRPRHSWIEKIDNLPCEQATDVELFYKRMGAQIAVIHALNGIDFHYENIIACGSSPVMIDLECLFTASTSDLLTELPAGCALSSSFKAIQQSICSSGFVPFSQKTNNDQSGLTRQALFISTRRALVFEGGFYHLRKIEFEHQLAQKHLPLLQGERIGPQAYKTALFKGFEYAYGALMVHRHAIMEMLEQSAGELTTRVLLKNSQRYADFIGLIRHPRFMQNMLDRELLLATLWKDLKEPYRERGIARYEIADLQRSSIPCFTMALNARCFTNAQGETVEMATLEPPLKSCLQKISHLSREDWALQRTLLDICLFPEPSSPETRTPLLPGKEPPAERLDAVLAISARLDELAVRGTATDVRWLSFHTHPTSLRKYPAPMDHGLYSGIAGIGLFYLAAFKVGGQSHWLSRLDRILDALDQHFGFFRTDLTVSAYHGLGAYLYLLINRRRITADARHDEKIAGLLTQLIEIPPERYDFDFLAGCCGAVTLLANLHESSAQNEVLPALRRMVDYIREQVLIEEGRLLRRDDRSVILTGLSHGLSGVIHALCKAYDVTGDATLVPLAIQVLEGENRLSRDGFWLDLRNLGPVDHTSKWCHGDGGVLIARRQLLQSMGDVLDAATRQTVLDDIQRCERNLWEHGLGEGYNLCHGDFGNLLCLHDLYRHSGNADGMNRVRTALDEAARQFFAGPWLDNDRVPDVSLLTGITGVGYALLYEMDPTIPNILTLDFAPQA, from the coding sequence ATGCTTGTTAACGCTTTGAAGTGGGATCAGCGAGGGCAGTACACAGGCGCTTCCACACTCGACATCGCCCTGTTCGAAAACAACCTGACTCGCCTGCACGCCGATGACCAGGCTTTGCTGGATCACTTTGGTCTGGGCCGGGAACAACTGCTGAAACACGTCAGCGCCCCCAACCACCAACACCGCCTGCCCCCCAGCAGCGAATCATGCCTGCAAAGTTTGGAACAAAAGCTGGCCCACCTCGACAGCCTTCCTGTCGAAACAAAAACAAGTGCAACTAAAAAAGATAACTTTCATGGCTTCGGCCAGCGGTTTCTTCTTTATTTCATCGACACGTTCAAGGCCGACAAGCGTTACTCCCAAGTTTCACCGCACATTGACGAGTCGGCCTTGCTCGCAAGCCTCGAACAGTATGTTCTGGCCCGGGTGAGTCGCACCTCGGAACAAAGTCTTGTGCATCATTTGAACACGCGAATTGCGCAAGGCGAAAACATTGACCTGGGCACCTTCAATGAACAACTGCGCACGTTGCCACTGCGGCCACTCTTCGAGTGCTACCCGGTACTGGCAACGCTGCTGTTCGATCAATTGGAAGATACCCTCAACTATCTTTATGCGCTCATTCTCCATTTCGCAGCCGACCTCGCATTATTGGAGGCCGCGTTTTCAAACGCGGCTCGGCAAATCAGTGCAATTGAACTGGGCCTCGGTGACCCCCACGGTCGCGGCGAAACGGTCTGTCTGGTCACCGTTGGCAGCGTTTCACTGGTCTACAAACCTCGGGCAAGCCGGGAAGCGCTTTTCTACAACCGCTTGCTTGAACACCTGCACGAGTGGACAGGCGCGGACTGCTTCTCTGTGCGCGGGCCAAGGATTCTCAGCCGCCCGCGGCATAGCTGGATAGAAAAAATCGACAACCTGCCCTGCGAACAGGCAACGGATGTCGAGTTGTTCTACAAGAGAATGGGCGCCCAGATCGCCGTCATTCATGCCTTGAACGGCATCGACTTTCATTACGAGAACATCATTGCCTGCGGCAGCAGCCCGGTCATGATCGACCTCGAATGCCTGTTCACGGCGTCCACCAGCGACTTGCTGACGGAGTTGCCCGCGGGCTGCGCACTGTCCAGCAGTTTCAAGGCGATCCAGCAATCCATCTGTTCCAGCGGCTTCGTGCCCTTTTCGCAAAAGACCAATAACGACCAGAGCGGGCTGACTCGCCAGGCCCTGTTCATTTCCACCCGTCGCGCCCTGGTTTTCGAGGGTGGGTTCTACCACCTGCGCAAAATCGAATTCGAGCATCAGTTGGCGCAAAAACACCTGCCCCTGCTGCAAGGCGAGCGAATAGGGCCGCAGGCCTATAAGACCGCGCTGTTCAAAGGCTTCGAATACGCTTACGGCGCACTGATGGTTCATCGGCACGCGATCATGGAGATGCTCGAACAATCCGCCGGCGAACTGACCACCCGCGTATTGCTCAAGAATTCGCAGCGCTACGCCGACTTTATCGGACTGATCCGCCACCCACGCTTCATGCAGAACATGCTCGACCGAGAACTGCTGCTTGCAACCCTGTGGAAAGATCTAAAAGAACCCTATCGGGAAAGAGGTATTGCCCGCTATGAAATAGCCGACCTGCAAAGGTCCAGTATTCCGTGTTTCACCATGGCGCTGAACGCACGCTGCTTTACGAACGCACAAGGTGAAACCGTCGAGATGGCAACCCTGGAACCTCCATTAAAAAGTTGCCTGCAAAAAATCAGTCACCTGTCCCGTGAGGACTGGGCCCTGCAACGCACACTCCTGGACATCTGCCTGTTCCCAGAGCCATCCTCACCGGAAACGCGAACACCCCTACTCCCTGGAAAAGAACCGCCAGCAGAGCGACTCGACGCGGTCCTGGCCATCAGCGCCCGCCTCGATGAACTTGCCGTGAGGGGCACGGCAACCGACGTCCGCTGGCTGTCTTTTCATACTCACCCCACGAGCCTGCGCAAATACCCGGCGCCGATGGACCATGGGTTGTATTCGGGTATCGCCGGGATCGGCCTGTTTTACCTGGCCGCGTTCAAAGTCGGTGGCCAGTCGCACTGGCTGTCGCGCCTGGATCGGATCCTGGACGCCCTGGACCAGCACTTCGGCTTTTTCCGAACCGACCTGACTGTCAGCGCTTATCACGGTCTTGGGGCCTACCTTTACTTGCTTATCAATCGCCGCCGGATCACCGCGGATGCCCGCCATGATGAAAAGATTGCCGGCTTGCTTACCCAACTGATCGAAATCCCCCCTGAGCGCTACGATTTCGACTTCCTCGCAGGCTGTTGTGGCGCGGTGACGCTCCTGGCCAATCTCCACGAGTCGTCGGCACAGAACGAGGTACTGCCGGCCCTCCGGCGGATGGTCGACTACATACGGGAGCAGGTCCTGATCGAAGAGGGTCGGCTTCTACGGCGCGATGATCGCTCCGTCATCCTGACGGGCTTGTCCCACGGTCTCTCGGGCGTCATCCATGCCCTGTGCAAGGCCTATGACGTGACCGGGGATGCGACGCTGGTGCCTTTGGCCATCCAGGTGCTCGAAGGTGAGAACCGCTTGAGCCGGGACGGTTTCTGGCTGGACCTGAGGAACCTCGGACCAGTGGACCATACGTCCAAGTGGTGCCATGGCGACGGCGGTGTGCTCATTGCCAGGCGACAGCTGCTGCAATCGATGGGGGATGTGCTGGACGCGGCGACCCGACAGACCGTGCTCGACGACATACAGCGATGCGAGCGCAATCTCTGGGAGCACGGGTTGGGTGAGGGTTACAACCTGTGTCACGGCGATTTCGGCAATCTGTTGTGCCTGCATGACCTGTATCGGCATTCAGGCAACGCCGATGGCATGAACAGGGTCAGGACAGCCCTAGACGAGGCCGCCCGGCAATTTTTTGCAGGACCTTGGCTGGACAACGACAGGGTGCCCGACGTCAGCCTGCTGACGGGCATCACCGGTGTGGGCTATGCCTTGCTGTACGAGATGGACCCGACGATCCCCAACATTCTCACGCTCGATTTTGCGCCACAGGCCTAG
- a CDS encoding ABC transporter ATP-binding protein, protein MAQYVFTMHRLSKVVPPKREILKNISLSFFPGAKIGVLGLNGSGKSTLLKIMAGVDNEFDGEARPMPDLNIGYLPQEPQLDPTKTVREVVEEAVSVIKDAQARLDEVYAAYADPDADFDKLAAEQAKLEAILQASDGHNLERQLEVAADALRLPAWDAKVEHLSGGEKRRVALCRLLLSAPDMLLLDEPTNHLDADSVAWLEHFLHDFPGTVVAITHDRYFLDNVAGWILELDRGAGIPYEGNYSGWLEAKSERLAQESKQQSAHEKAMKEELEWVRKGAKARQSKSKARLQRFEEMQSQEFQKRSETNEIYIPAGPRLGDKVIEFKNVTKGYGDRVLIDNLSFSMPKGAIVGVIGGNGAGKSTLFRMLMGKETPDSGSIEIGETVQLACVDQSREDLDGSKTVFQQISDGSDQIRIGNYEIPSRTYVGRFNFKGGDQQKFVKDLSGGERGRLHLALTLKEGGNVLLLDEPSNDLDVETLRSLEEALLDFPGAAIVISHDRWFLDRVATHILAYEDDSQAVFFEGNYTEYEADRKKRLGEAAAQPHRVRHKKLA, encoded by the coding sequence ATGGCTCAATACGTCTTCACCATGCATCGGCTGAGCAAAGTTGTTCCGCCGAAGCGGGAAATCCTTAAAAACATTTCGCTGTCGTTCTTCCCCGGCGCCAAGATCGGTGTGCTGGGCCTCAACGGCTCGGGCAAGTCCACGCTGCTGAAAATCATGGCCGGTGTCGACAATGAATTCGACGGCGAAGCCCGTCCGATGCCGGACCTGAACATCGGCTACCTGCCGCAGGAACCGCAGCTCGATCCGACCAAGACCGTTCGCGAAGTGGTCGAGGAAGCGGTCAGCGTGATCAAGGATGCCCAGGCACGCCTGGACGAGGTCTATGCCGCCTACGCGGATCCCGATGCCGATTTCGACAAGCTGGCCGCCGAACAGGCTAAGCTCGAAGCCATCCTGCAAGCCAGCGACGGCCACAACCTGGAGCGTCAGCTGGAAGTGGCCGCCGATGCGCTGCGCCTGCCAGCCTGGGACGCGAAGGTCGAGCACCTGTCTGGTGGTGAAAAACGCCGCGTGGCCCTGTGCCGCCTGCTGCTGTCCGCCCCGGACATGCTGCTGCTCGACGAACCGACCAACCACCTGGACGCCGATTCCGTCGCCTGGCTCGAACACTTCCTGCACGATTTCCCGGGCACCGTGGTAGCGATCACGCACGACCGTTACTTCCTCGACAACGTCGCCGGCTGGATCCTGGAACTCGACCGTGGCGCCGGCATCCCGTACGAAGGCAACTATTCGGGCTGGCTGGAAGCCAAGTCTGAGCGTCTTGCCCAGGAATCCAAGCAGCAGTCGGCCCATGAAAAGGCCATGAAGGAAGAACTGGAGTGGGTGCGCAAAGGCGCCAAGGCCCGCCAGTCCAAATCCAAGGCTCGCCTGCAACGCTTCGAGGAAATGCAGTCGCAGGAATTCCAGAAGCGCAGCGAAACCAACGAGATCTACATCCCGGCCGGTCCACGCCTGGGCGACAAGGTCATCGAGTTCAAGAACGTCACCAAAGGCTACGGCGACCGTGTGCTGATCGACAACCTGTCGTTCTCCATGCCCAAGGGCGCCATCGTCGGTGTCATCGGTGGTAACGGCGCGGGTAAATCCACGCTGTTCCGCATGCTGATGGGCAAGGAAACACCGGACTCGGGCAGCATCGAGATCGGCGAAACCGTGCAACTGGCCTGCGTCGACCAGAGCCGCGAAGACCTGGACGGCAGCAAGACCGTGTTCCAGCAGATTTCCGACGGCTCCGACCAGATCCGCATCGGCAACTACGAAATCCCGTCGCGCACCTACGTGGGGCGTTTCAACTTCAAGGGCGGCGACCAGCAGAAGTTCGTCAAGGACCTGTCCGGCGGTGAGCGCGGCCGCTTGCACCTGGCGCTGACGCTGAAGGAGGGTGGCAACGTCCTGCTGCTCGACGAACCGTCCAACGACCTCGACGTCGAAACCCTGCGTTCCCTGGAAGAAGCCCTGCTGGACTTCCCGGGCGCCGCCATTGTGATCTCCCACGATCGGTGGTTCCTTGACCGCGTGGCAACTCACATCCTGGCGTACGAAGACGACTCCCAGGCGGTGTTCTTCGAAGGCAACTACACCGAGTACGAAGCCGATCGCAAGAAACGCCTCGGCGAGGCCGCTGCCCAGCCGCACCGTGTGCGGCACAAGAAGCTGGCTTGA
- a CDS encoding diguanylate phosphodiesterase — protein MSKVTPPSSPRAPATVPGSPLRGTLKGALATLVLLLLGLLFWQLLDQLRETQQQQRQYTIDYTADLASQISLNMALNAQIALNLLPIVEQPQTADEQQALLRKLQQSLPELRSLALLSPSGKVLSDSDAASEDADYLADLVRRSRAQAHYFSNSTDGSVVHLLLHQASGSTRGYWALRLTPNFFATLTKQADVGLRPLWLVENRLDQQIISRDEGLPSESAARLSPDDLENTVLTVPLSSSDWQLRGLFDRRQVIEQLLPAFIGKCLLGLAISLLPVIALLNMRRRQRQLHEGRRRYQDIFEGTGVALCVLDLSGLKAFFQKVGLHTGDQLRTWLETPHQREQLQREVVVTEVNQMALKLLNVDSCEQAWQLLVGNGPQDHNPVGSKLLQALLDQHKQLELEIRLQDAHGRDQHLWLVLRLPEKQDDYNAVILSISDITSRKLVELSLLEREGFWSDVVRTVPDHLYVQDVISQRMIFSNHHLGQTLGYDRTELHQMGEYFWEILLHSEDADHYHGLRQEQRRGGYTQLLQCQLRFRHRNGKWRRFDIREQALARDRHDQVTRIIGVAKDITEQIEASESLRDSEQRYRMLAESISDVIFSTDSKLSLNYVSPSVQAVLGYNVDWIFQNGWQSTIANPQQLTGIYSLMERVSKALDKPEQLAELRNQMQTQLFLFDCLRADGRKIPIELRLVLVWDDHGAFEGVLGVGRDISQQRRAEKDLRMAATVFEHSTSAILITDPAGYIVQANEAFSRVSGYAVSQVLDQLPNMLTVDEQQEAHLRYVLKQLQQHSTWEGEVWLKRRNGEHYPAWVGITAVLDDEGDLASYVCFFSDISERKASEQRIHRLAYYDALTHLPNRTLFQDRLHTALQAAERQKSWVVLMFLDLDRFKPINDSLGHAAGDRMLKEMATRLLGCVADDDTVARMGGDEFTLLLQPRASREMALNRAITVAEQILASLVRPFVLEGREFFVTASIGIALSPQDGNELSQLMKNADTAMYHAKERGKNNFQFYQADMNASALERLELESDLRHALEQNEFVLYYQPQFSGDGKRLTGAEALLRWRHPRRGLVPPGDFIPVLEELGLVVDVGDWVIAEACRQLRTWHQAKVRVPKVSVNISARQFSDGQLGTRIANILRSTGLPPACLELELTESILMREVSEAMQILAGLKNLGLSIAVDDFGTGYSSLNYLKQFPIDVLKIDRTFVDGLPSGEQDAQIARAIIAMAHSLNLAVIAEGVETHEQLDFLREHGCDEVQGYLFGRPMPANRFEAQFSNDALFMLD, from the coding sequence TTGTCCAAAGTCACGCCGCCCTCGTCCCCACGCGCGCCCGCTACGGTGCCCGGCTCGCCCCTGCGCGGGACATTGAAGGGCGCGCTGGCCACACTGGTGCTGCTGTTGCTCGGCCTGCTCTTCTGGCAGTTGCTCGACCAACTGCGTGAAACCCAGCAGCAACAGCGCCAGTACACCATCGACTACACCGCCGACCTGGCCTCGCAAATCAGCCTGAACATGGCGCTGAACGCGCAAATCGCCCTCAACCTGCTACCGATCGTCGAACAACCGCAAACGGCCGACGAACAGCAGGCGCTGTTGCGCAAGCTGCAGCAATCGTTGCCCGAACTGCGCAGCCTGGCGTTGCTGAGCCCTTCGGGCAAGGTCCTCAGCGACAGCGACGCCGCCAGCGAAGACGCCGACTATCTGGCCGACCTGGTGCGACGCAGCCGGGCCCAGGCCCACTATTTCAGCAACTCCACGGACGGCTCCGTGGTGCACCTGCTGTTGCACCAGGCCAGCGGCAGCACCCGCGGCTACTGGGCCTTGCGCCTGACCCCGAACTTCTTCGCCACGCTGACCAAGCAGGCCGATGTGGGCCTGCGCCCGTTGTGGCTGGTGGAAAACCGTCTCGACCAGCAGATCATCAGCCGCGACGAGGGCCTGCCTTCGGAAAGCGCCGCCCGGCTCTCCCCGGACGATCTGGAAAACACCGTGCTGACCGTGCCCCTGAGCAGCAGCGATTGGCAGTTGCGTGGGTTGTTCGACCGGCGCCAGGTGATCGAGCAACTGTTGCCGGCCTTCATCGGCAAATGCCTGCTGGGCCTGGCGATCTCGCTGCTGCCGGTGATCGCGCTGTTGAACATGCGCCGACGCCAACGGCAACTGCATGAAGGTCGCCGGCGTTACCAGGATATTTTCGAAGGCACCGGCGTGGCCCTGTGCGTGCTCGATTTGTCGGGGCTCAAGGCCTTCTTCCAGAAGGTCGGCCTGCACACCGGCGATCAATTGCGCACCTGGCTGGAAACACCCCATCAGCGCGAGCAACTGCAACGGGAAGTGGTGGTGACCGAGGTCAACCAGATGGCGTTGAAGCTGCTTAACGTCGACTCGTGCGAACAGGCCTGGCAACTGCTGGTGGGCAACGGCCCGCAAGACCACAACCCCGTGGGCTCGAAACTGCTCCAGGCCCTGCTCGACCAGCACAAGCAACTGGAACTGGAAATCCGCCTGCAGGACGCCCATGGCCGCGACCAGCACCTGTGGCTGGTGCTGCGCCTGCCGGAAAAACAGGACGACTATAACGCTGTCATCCTGAGCATCAGCGACATCACCAGCCGCAAGCTGGTGGAACTCTCGCTGCTCGAACGCGAAGGCTTCTGGTCCGACGTGGTGCGCACCGTGCCGGATCACCTCTACGTGCAGGACGTCATCAGCCAGCGGATGATCTTCAGCAACCATCACCTCGGCCAGACCCTGGGCTACGACCGCACCGAACTGCACCAGATGGGCGAGTACTTCTGGGAAATCCTGCTGCACAGCGAAGATGCCGACCATTACCACGGCCTGCGCCAGGAACAGCGTCGGGGCGGGTACACGCAACTGCTGCAATGCCAACTGCGCTTTCGTCACCGCAACGGCAAGTGGCGGCGCTTCGATATCCGCGAACAGGCCCTGGCCCGGGACCGGCATGACCAGGTGACGCGGATCATCGGCGTGGCCAAGGACATCACCGAGCAGATCGAAGCCAGCGAATCGCTGCGCGACAGCGAACAACGCTACCGGATGCTCGCCGAAAGCATCAGCGACGTGATCTTCTCCACCGACAGCAAGCTTTCGCTCAACTATGTCAGCCCGTCGGTTCAGGCGGTGCTGGGCTACAACGTCGACTGGATTTTCCAGAACGGCTGGCAATCGACCATCGCCAACCCGCAGCAACTGACCGGCATCTACAGCCTGATGGAGCGGGTCAGCAAGGCCCTCGACAAGCCCGAGCAACTGGCCGAGCTGCGCAACCAGATGCAGACCCAGCTGTTCCTGTTCGACTGCCTGCGGGCCGATGGGCGCAAGATCCCCATCGAGTTGCGGCTGGTGCTGGTGTGGGACGATCACGGCGCGTTCGAAGGCGTGCTGGGCGTGGGCCGCGACATCAGCCAGCAGCGCCGCGCCGAAAAAGACCTGCGCATGGCCGCCACGGTATTCGAGCATTCGACCTCGGCCATCCTGATCACCGACCCGGCGGGCTACATCGTCCAGGCCAACGAAGCGTTCAGCCGCGTCAGTGGCTACGCGGTGTCGCAGGTGCTGGACCAGTTGCCCAACATGCTGACCGTGGACGAACAGCAGGAAGCGCACCTGCGCTATGTGCTCAAGCAGCTGCAACAGCACAGCACCTGGGAAGGCGAAGTGTGGCTCAAGCGGCGCAATGGCGAGCACTACCCGGCCTGGGTCGGCATCACCGCGGTGCTGGATGACGAAGGCGACCTGGCCAGCTACGTGTGCTTCTTCAGCGACATCAGCGAACGCAAGGCCAGCGAACAGCGCATCCATCGCCTGGCCTACTACGACGCCCTGACCCACCTGCCGAACCGCACGTTGTTCCAGGACCGCCTGCACACCGCGCTGCAAGCGGCCGAGCGGCAGAAGAGCTGGGTCGTGCTGATGTTCCTCGACCTCGACCGTTTCAAACCGATCAACGACTCCCTGGGCCATGCCGCCGGCGACCGGATGCTCAAGGAAATGGCCACGCGACTGCTCGGCTGCGTCGCCGACGACGACACCGTGGCGCGCATGGGCGGCGACGAGTTCACCCTGCTGCTGCAACCGCGCGCCAGTCGCGAGATGGCGCTGAACCGAGCCATTACCGTGGCCGAACAGATCCTCGCCAGCCTGGTCAGGCCCTTCGTGCTCGAAGGCCGGGAGTTCTTCGTCACCGCCAGTATCGGTATTGCCCTGAGCCCCCAGGACGGCAACGAACTGAGCCAGTTGATGAAAAACGCCGACACGGCCATGTACCACGCCAAGGAACGCGGCAAGAACAACTTCCAGTTCTACCAGGCCGACATGAACGCCAGCGCCCTGGAACGCCTGGAGCTGGAAAGCGACCTGCGCCACGCCCTGGAGCAGAACGAGTTCGTGCTGTATTACCAGCCGCAGTTCAGCGGCGACGGCAAGCGCCTGACCGGCGCCGAGGCCCTGCTGCGCTGGCGCCATCCACGCCGCGGGCTGGTGCCGCCGGGGGATTTCATCCCGGTCCTGGAAGAACTCGGGCTGGTGGTGGACGTGGGCGACTGGGTCATCGCCGAGGCCTGTCGGCAGCTCAGGACCTGGCACCAGGCCAAGGTCCGGGTGCCGAAGGTTTCGGTCAATATCTCGGCCCGGCAATTCTCCGATGGCCAACTGGGGACGCGCATCGCCAATATCCTGCGCAGCACCGGCCTGCCACCGGCGTGCCTGGAGCTGGAGTTGACCGAGAGCATCCTGATGCGCGAAGTCAGCGAAGCGATGCAGATCCTGGCCGGGTTGAAAAACCTCGGCCTGAGTATCGCCGTGGATGACTTCGGCACGGGCTACTCGTCGCTCAACTACCTCAAGCAGTTCCCCATTGACGTGTTGAAGATCGACCGCACCTTCGTCGATGGCCTGCCCTCCGGCGAACAGGACGCGCAGATCGCCCGTGCGATCATCGCCATGGCCCACAGCCTCAACCTCGCGGTGATCGCCGAGGGGGTCGAGACCCACGAACAACTGGACTTCCTGCGCGAACACGGCTGCGACGAAGTCCAGGGCTACCTGTTCGGCCGCCCGATGCCGGCCAATCGCTTCGAAGCGCAGTTCAGCAATGATGCGTTGTTCATGCTCGACTGA
- the glyA gene encoding serine hydroxymethyltransferase (catalyzes the reaction of glycine with 5,10-methylenetetrahydrofolate to form L-serine and tetrahydrofolate), with protein sequence MFSRDLTIAKYDADLFAAMEQEAQRQEEHIELIASENYTSPAVMEAQGSVLTNKYAEGYPGKRYYGGCEYVDVVEQLAIDRAKQLFGADYANVQPHAGSQANAAVYLALLSAGDTILGMSLAHGGHLTHGASVSSSGKLYNAIQYGIDGNGLIDYDEVERLALEHKPKMIVAGFSAYSQVLDFPRFREIADKVGAYLFVDMAHVAGLVAAGVYPNPVPFADVVTTTTHKTLRGPRGGLILARANADIEKKLNSAVFPGAQGGPLEHVIAAKAICFKEALQPEFKAYQQQVVKNAQAMASVFIERGFDVVSGGTQNHLFLLSLIKQDISGKDADAALGKAFITVNKNSVPNDPRSPFVTSGLRFGTPAVTTRGFKEAECKELAGWICDILADLNNEAVIDAVREKVKAICKKLPVYGA encoded by the coding sequence ATGTTCAGCCGTGATTTGACTATTGCCAAGTACGACGCCGATCTCTTTGCCGCCATGGAGCAAGAAGCCCAGCGCCAGGAAGAGCACATTGAGCTGATCGCTTCGGAAAACTACACCAGCCCCGCGGTGATGGAAGCTCAAGGCTCGGTACTGACCAACAAGTACGCCGAAGGCTACCCGGGCAAGCGTTACTACGGTGGCTGCGAGTACGTCGACGTGGTCGAGCAACTGGCCATCGACCGCGCCAAGCAACTGTTCGGCGCCGACTACGCCAACGTCCAGCCGCACGCCGGCTCCCAGGCCAACGCCGCCGTGTACCTGGCGCTGCTGTCGGCCGGTGACACCATCCTGGGCATGAGCCTGGCCCACGGCGGCCACCTGACCCACGGTGCCAGCGTGTCGTCCTCCGGCAAGTTGTACAACGCCATCCAGTACGGCATCGACGGCAACGGCCTGATCGACTACGACGAAGTCGAGCGCCTGGCACTCGAGCACAAGCCGAAAATGATCGTGGCCGGTTTCTCCGCCTACTCGCAAGTGCTCGACTTCCCGCGTTTCCGTGAAATCGCCGACAAGGTCGGTGCCTACCTGTTCGTCGACATGGCTCACGTCGCCGGCCTGGTTGCCGCCGGTGTGTACCCGAACCCGGTGCCGTTCGCCGACGTCGTGACCACCACCACCCACAAGACCCTGCGCGGTCCACGTGGCGGTCTGATCCTGGCACGCGCCAACGCCGACATCGAGAAGAAGCTCAACTCCGCCGTGTTCCCAGGCGCCCAGGGCGGCCCGTTGGAGCACGTGATCGCGGCCAAGGCGATCTGCTTCAAGGAAGCGCTGCAACCTGAGTTCAAGGCCTACCAGCAACAAGTGGTGAAGAACGCCCAGGCCATGGCCAGCGTATTCATCGAGCGCGGCTTTGACGTCGTGTCCGGCGGCACCCAGAACCACCTGTTCCTGCTGTCGCTGATCAAACAGGACATCTCCGGCAAAGACGCCGACGCAGCGCTGGGCAAGGCGTTCATCACTGTGAACAAGAACTCGGTGCCAAACGACCCTCGCTCCCCGTTCGTCACTTCCGGCCTGCGCTTCGGCACGCCAGCCGTGACCACCCGTGGCTTCAAGGAAGCCGAGTGCAAGGAACTGGCCGGCTGGATCTGCGACATCCTGGCGGACCTGAACAACGAAGCGGTGATCGACGCCGTGCGTGAAAAGGTCAAGGCCATCTGCAAGAAGCTGCCGGTGTACGGCGCTTGA